In a single window of the Elaeis guineensis isolate ETL-2024a chromosome 8, EG11, whole genome shotgun sequence genome:
- the LOC105049720 gene encoding uncharacterized protein produces MGEEEKKPEEGKKEAAGEKQAAPEEGKKEEKEEKEEEGKEKKEGEKGGCGEGEKKEEKEAPPPPPPPPEEVVMNVYMHCEGCARKVRRSLKGFEGVEAVTADYRLHKVVVKGRKAAEDPMKVVERVQRKSRRRVELISPIPPPKPEKKEQEEEEKKPKVEEKKEEPQVIVVLLKVLMHCEACAQEIKKRILRMKGVQAAVPELASSTVKVTGVFDPERLVAYVHKRTGKHAVVVKQEPAEKKPEAAPEKADGSTEAEVKDKKKSEAGEENEKKEDGEGEKKEDEKKATKGAGEEEKKKNATAGGNSEENQTDKEKKNGGAVTEATVVAVVATAGADGAAGKMRRNEFYYYYPRYPVEYAYPPQIFSDENPNACAVM; encoded by the exons ATGGGGGAG GAGGAGAAGAAGCCggaggaggggaagaaggaggCGGCGGGGGAGAAGCAAGCGGCGCCAGAGGAggggaagaaagaggagaaagaggagaaggaggaggaagggaaggagaaaaaggaaGGCGAGAAAGGTGGCTGCGGCGAGggggagaagaaggaagagaaggaggcgccgcctcctcctcctccaccaccgGAGGAGGTGGTGATGAACGTCTACATGCATTGCGAAGGGTGCGCGAGGAAGGTGCGAAGGTCTCTCAAGGGATTCGAAG GGGTGGAGGCGGTGACGGCGGATTACCGGCTTCACAAGGTGGTGGTGAAGGGGCGGAAGGCGGCGGAGGACCCGATGAAGGTGGTGGAGAGAGTCCAGAGGAAGAGTCGTAGGCGGGTGGAGCTCATCAGTCCCATTCCCCCACCAAAGCCAGAGAAGAAGGaacaagaggaggaggagaagaaaccAAAggttgaagaaaagaaagaagag CCCCAAGTGATCGTGGTACTGCTCAAGGTCCTCATGCATTGCGAAGCCTGTGCCCAGGAGATTAAGAAAAGGATTCTTAGGATGAAAG GGGTACAGGCGGCAGTGCCGGAGCTGGCGAGTTCAACGGTGAAAGTAACGGGCGTGTTCGACCCAGAGCGGTTGGTCGCTTACGTCCACAAGCGAACGGGGAAGCACGCGGTGGTGGTGAAGCAGGAGCCAGCGGAAAAGAAGCCAGAGGCAGCGCCGGAGAAGGCCGATGGCTCCACGGAGGCGGAAGTCAAGGACAAGAAGAAGTCCGAGGCCGGCGAGGAGAACGAGAAGAAGGAGGACGGCGAGGGCGAGAAGAAAGAGGACGAGAAAAAGGCCACGAAGGGCGCAGgcgaagaggagaagaaaaagaacgcCACCGCGGGCGGCAACAGCGAGGAGAACCAGACCGATAAGGAGAAGAAGAACGGTGGTGCAGTGACGGAGGCCACCGTCGTCGCCGTCGTTGCTACCGCCGGCGCGGACGGCGCCGCGGGTAAGATGAGGAGGAACGAGTTCTACTATTATTACCCGAGATACCCTGTGGAGTATGCGTATCCGCCGCAGATCTTCAGTGATGAGAATCCTAATGCATGCGCTGTCATGTAA